One uncultured Hyphomonas sp. genomic region harbors:
- a CDS encoding trehalose-6-phosphate synthase has translation MTSAKADTSAEPSGRLVAISNRTAAGSESKAGGLAVALWETLVETKGLWIGWSGRVLDFETARVNHVEEEGVHFALSDLSRRQYDGFYLAYANSVLWPVMHNRIDLAVFEADTYRNYRSVNEKFARIAVQEARQEDFVWVHDYHFFLLGRMMRQRGWQGRLGWFLHIPFPAPDAFRAIPQHRELGEAMCAYDVVGVQTGKDLYNLARYLEEEFDAEEMPDGRFKVGERTVRLLHCPIGIDVDAFVEASTCDDAQLAASKLNKFLGNRQLVLGVDRMDYSKGLIQRFEGMADLFDRHPDVHGHISFTQIAPPSRSVVEEYQQLRQQLNELSGRINGDYGDLDWIPIRYLARGYDRDEIAGLYRQAKVCLVTPLQDGMNLVAKEFVAAQDPNDPGVLVLSQFAGAAEQMQEALIVNPYDAGAISEAVYRAIHMPLEERQTRWRTLMDGIRSQDLIWWRERFLNAVPAGSEAPAES, from the coding sequence ATGACAAGCGCCAAAGCAGACACATCGGCAGAGCCGTCAGGGCGTCTGGTCGCCATTTCAAACCGGACCGCGGCTGGCAGCGAAAGCAAGGCAGGCGGTCTCGCTGTGGCGCTTTGGGAGACCCTGGTGGAGACCAAGGGGCTCTGGATCGGTTGGTCCGGCCGTGTGCTCGACTTCGAAACCGCCCGGGTCAATCATGTCGAGGAGGAGGGGGTTCACTTCGCCCTCAGCGACCTCTCACGCCGGCAATATGATGGCTTCTATCTCGCCTATGCCAATTCCGTCCTCTGGCCGGTCATGCATAACCGGATCGATCTTGCCGTGTTCGAGGCGGACACCTATCGCAACTACCGCTCCGTGAACGAGAAATTTGCCCGGATCGCGGTGCAGGAGGCCCGGCAGGAAGACTTTGTCTGGGTGCATGATTACCACTTCTTTCTGCTGGGGCGGATGATGCGCCAGAGGGGCTGGCAGGGGAGGCTCGGCTGGTTCCTGCACATCCCGTTCCCGGCGCCAGACGCTTTCCGCGCAATCCCGCAGCACCGGGAGCTCGGTGAGGCGATGTGCGCCTATGATGTGGTGGGCGTCCAGACGGGAAAAGACCTCTATAATCTTGCCCGCTATCTGGAAGAAGAATTCGACGCAGAAGAAATGCCAGACGGGCGCTTTAAAGTTGGTGAGCGGACGGTCCGCCTGTTGCATTGCCCCATCGGGATTGACGTGGATGCCTTTGTGGAAGCCTCCACCTGCGATGACGCGCAGTTGGCGGCATCAAAACTCAACAAGTTTCTCGGCAATCGCCAGCTCGTGCTGGGGGTCGACCGGATGGACTATTCCAAAGGCCTCATTCAGCGCTTCGAAGGCATGGCCGACCTGTTTGACCGTCATCCGGATGTGCACGGACATATCTCCTTTACCCAGATTGCGCCGCCTTCCCGCTCCGTTGTGGAAGAATACCAGCAGCTTCGCCAGCAACTGAACGAACTGTCTGGCCGCATAAACGGCGACTATGGAGATCTGGACTGGATTCCCATCCGCTATCTGGCGCGGGGGTATGACCGGGACGAAATTGCCGGCCTGTACCGGCAGGCCAAGGTGTGCCTGGTCACGCCCTTGCAGGATGGCATGAATCTCGTCGCCAAGGAGTTTGTGGCCGCGCAGGACCCGAACGATCCCGGCGTTCTTGTCCTGTCCCAGTTCGCCGGCGCGGCGGAGCAGATGCAGGAGGCCCTGATCGTGAACCCCTATGATGCGGGCGCGATTTCTGAAGCCGTCTACCGGGCAATTCACATGCCGCTCGAAGAGCGACAGACGCGCTGGCGGACGCTCATGGACGGCATCCGGTCCCAGGACCTGATCTGGTGGCGCGAGCGTTTTCTGAACGCCGTTCCGGCAGGTTCCGAAGCGCCTGCGGAGTCATGA
- a CDS encoding glycoside hydrolase family 15 protein translates to MSGLDLGIVGNGTIAALINSRGDYQWACLPRFDGQPVFNQLLGGGGAFSVWMEDLASRTQSYDHNSAILRTRLESRDGAVVEIVDFAPRFENQGRMFRPAALVRRFRVLAGTPRMRITLTPETDWGGRKLKPVRGVNHVRFIDEELGFRVTTDAPVSYILSGTSFILDREAAFILGADESLSDHPEVIARDWEERTRLYWKRWARSLAVPFEWQQAVIRAAITLKLCVYEETGGIVAALTTSVPEHEGSERNWDYRYCWIRDAYFTVTALNRLSGMGTLEHYMRWVRNIVAQSKGGHIQPVYGIGLEADLTEDVARQLPGYRGMGPVRVGNQAAEHVQHDVYGQVVLGVAQSFFDTRLMKRPGLTEFEQLEPVGERAFAVHDTPDAGIWEFRTIAHVHTSSAIMCWAACDRLAKIAAHLGLPARADYWRERADIIHGTILEKAWNEEVGAFTAAFGGEDLDASVLLMAEIGFIDAKDPRYISTVQVINRDLRDGDHVYRYKVTDDFGKPKTAFTACTFWLVDALYRIGETEEARRVFEALLAARNHLGLLSEDVDTETGELWGNFPQTYCMVGIINSAALLSRSWSKSI, encoded by the coding sequence ATGAGCGGACTGGATCTTGGCATCGTGGGAAATGGCACGATTGCCGCCCTGATCAATTCACGCGGCGATTACCAGTGGGCGTGCTTGCCACGGTTCGATGGCCAGCCTGTGTTCAACCAGCTTCTGGGCGGGGGCGGCGCCTTTTCCGTCTGGATGGAAGACCTCGCGTCCCGTACGCAATCCTATGATCACAATAGCGCCATTCTGAGGACGCGACTGGAATCGCGTGATGGCGCGGTTGTCGAAATCGTCGACTTCGCACCCCGCTTTGAAAACCAGGGCCGTATGTTCCGCCCGGCTGCGCTTGTGCGCCGCTTCCGTGTTCTGGCGGGCACGCCGCGGATGCGTATCACGCTGACTCCGGAAACAGACTGGGGCGGGCGCAAGCTGAAGCCGGTGAGAGGGGTCAACCACGTCCGTTTCATTGACGAGGAGCTTGGCTTCCGCGTCACCACAGATGCGCCGGTTTCCTACATCCTGTCCGGCACAAGTTTCATCCTCGACCGGGAGGCGGCTTTTATTCTTGGGGCGGACGAGTCCCTGTCCGACCATCCCGAAGTCATTGCCCGCGACTGGGAAGAGCGCACACGCCTCTACTGGAAGCGCTGGGCGCGCAGCCTGGCGGTTCCATTCGAGTGGCAACAGGCGGTCATTCGCGCGGCAATCACGCTGAAGCTGTGCGTGTATGAAGAAACCGGCGGCATTGTTGCGGCGTTGACAACTTCGGTTCCTGAACACGAAGGCTCAGAGCGCAACTGGGACTACCGCTACTGCTGGATCCGGGACGCCTATTTTACCGTGACAGCGCTGAACCGCCTCTCCGGTATGGGGACTCTGGAACATTATATGCGCTGGGTACGGAATATTGTGGCGCAGTCCAAGGGAGGACACATCCAGCCCGTGTATGGCATCGGGCTGGAGGCGGATCTGACGGAGGATGTTGCGAGACAGTTGCCCGGCTATCGGGGAATGGGCCCGGTGCGCGTTGGCAATCAGGCGGCCGAACACGTTCAGCATGACGTCTATGGTCAGGTCGTTCTGGGTGTTGCGCAAAGCTTCTTCGATACCCGTCTGATGAAGCGGCCGGGACTGACGGAGTTCGAGCAGCTAGAACCGGTGGGGGAGCGGGCCTTCGCGGTTCACGACACGCCGGATGCCGGCATCTGGGAGTTCCGTACGATTGCTCATGTCCACACATCGTCGGCCATCATGTGCTGGGCAGCGTGCGACCGGCTGGCAAAGATTGCTGCGCATCTTGGCCTGCCGGCGCGGGCTGATTACTGGCGCGAACGGGCGGACATCATACACGGCACCATTCTGGAAAAGGCCTGGAACGAGGAGGTTGGCGCCTTTACCGCGGCGTTCGGCGGGGAAGATCTCGATGCGTCGGTCCTGCTGATGGCGGAGATTGGGTTCATCGACGCGAAGGACCCCCGTTACATCTCGACCGTTCAGGTCATCAATCGGGACCTGCGCGACGGTGACCACGTCTACCGCTACAAAGTGACAGATGATTTCGGGAAACCGAAAACCGCCTTCACCGCGTGTACGTTCTGGCTGGTCGATGCCCTCTACCGGATCGGTGAGACCGAAGAAGCCCGGCGTGTGTTCGAAGCGTTGCTGGCCGCCCGGAACCATCTCGGCCTCCTGTCTGAAGACGTGGATACCGAAACAGGAGAGCTCTGGGGCAACTTCCCTCAGACCTATTGCATGGTGGGTATCATCAATTCGGCAGCTCTGCTTTCGCGGTCCTGGAGCAAGTCGATTTAG
- the otsB gene encoding trehalose-phosphatase: MMLQGEAPPPLQAEDALFLDFDGTLAGLQDNPDTVFLAPDMDAVLEAIGGRLEGALAILSGRDAGDLARRVPGGLWRIGNHGLIPLAPGAKPPEARAAAPDAVRGAIEKISAMFHGTRVETKGPVLALHYRQAPDFAEEISVALADAGLSAEGYRIQHGKFVFEAKPEDANKGRALARMMQDAPFSGRRPVMIGDDTTDEDAFRAANDLGGLTIKVGAGDTVAQYRLKDVEAVHAYLKELTGT, translated from the coding sequence ATGATGTTGCAGGGGGAGGCGCCACCGCCGCTGCAGGCGGAAGACGCGCTGTTTCTGGATTTCGATGGGACGCTGGCCGGGTTGCAGGACAATCCGGACACGGTGTTTCTGGCGCCGGATATGGATGCGGTGCTGGAGGCGATTGGCGGGCGGCTTGAAGGGGCGCTCGCGATCCTGTCCGGGCGGGATGCCGGCGATCTCGCCCGCCGCGTGCCGGGCGGGCTCTGGCGGATCGGCAATCACGGACTGATTCCTTTGGCGCCAGGTGCGAAGCCGCCGGAAGCGCGGGCGGCTGCGCCGGATGCCGTGCGCGGCGCGATTGAGAAAATCAGTGCCATGTTCCATGGCACGCGCGTTGAAACCAAAGGGCCGGTTCTTGCTTTGCACTATCGCCAAGCCCCAGATTTTGCAGAAGAAATAAGTGTGGCGCTCGCCGATGCCGGGCTCTCTGCGGAGGGGTACCGCATCCAGCATGGCAAATTTGTTTTTGAGGCCAAGCCTGAAGACGCAAACAAGGGCCGCGCCCTGGCCCGTATGATGCAAGACGCTCCGTTTTCCGGGCGGCGTCCGGTCATGATTGGTGACGATACGACCGATGAAGATGCTTTCCGGGCCGCAAACGACTTGGGCGGGTTGACGATCAAGGTCGGCGCAGGTGACACCGTCGCCCAGTACCGGCTGAAGGATGTCGAGGCCGTACATGCGTATCTGAAGGAGCTGACAGGGACATGA
- a CDS encoding AGE family epimerase/isomerase, with amino-acid sequence MSAAIPFDEIRRWTFDVALPFWGDAGYDLQSRRFVEKLDYSGKPIDTGYHRTRVIGRQTYVFSHAAILGWDRGMSLSAEGARQLDELYLGPDKGWPRKTGPNGDILDGTPDLYDLAFVLFGYAWRHKAARDEASRAGMHRAMDFIDAHLRADVGYWHELPPEGWRLQNPHMHLLEASLVAYEATGETRFLATARELVTLFREKLFDGTTLAEYFDSNWNRAQGQEGRLVEPGHMLEWAWILVQYGKVSGEDTIVLAEALVRFAEEHGVDPQTARTLQVVLDDGTPVDAGARTWPNTERIKAHLALFEATGRDPRPAVAASARLLLDQYLSTPIPAVWLERFTADGQPDADDVPASTLYHIFLAFSEVLRLQDRIESLGG; translated from the coding sequence ATGTCTGCGGCCATACCGTTTGACGAAATCCGTCGCTGGACCTTCGATGTCGCCCTGCCATTCTGGGGCGATGCGGGATATGACCTGCAGAGCAGGCGCTTTGTCGAGAAGCTGGATTATTCCGGGAAGCCCATCGATACCGGGTATCACCGGACCCGTGTCATCGGCCGCCAGACTTATGTGTTTTCCCACGCAGCGATCCTGGGCTGGGACCGGGGCATGTCCCTGTCGGCTGAAGGGGCGCGGCAGCTGGATGAGCTCTATCTGGGGCCGGACAAGGGTTGGCCCCGTAAAACGGGCCCGAATGGCGATATACTGGATGGCACGCCCGATCTCTACGATCTGGCTTTCGTGCTGTTCGGCTATGCATGGCGGCACAAGGCGGCAAGGGATGAGGCCTCACGGGCCGGCATGCATCGCGCGATGGATTTTATCGACGCGCACCTGCGGGCGGATGTCGGTTACTGGCACGAATTGCCACCGGAAGGCTGGCGCCTGCAAAACCCTCACATGCATTTGCTGGAAGCGTCTCTGGTTGCCTATGAGGCGACAGGGGAGACTCGCTTTCTAGCGACCGCGCGGGAGCTGGTGACGCTGTTCCGGGAGAAGCTGTTCGATGGCACCACGCTGGCCGAGTATTTCGATTCCAACTGGAATCGTGCCCAAGGGCAGGAAGGCCGGCTGGTTGAGCCGGGCCATATGCTCGAATGGGCCTGGATCCTCGTTCAGTATGGCAAAGTCAGCGGAGAGGACACGATTGTTCTGGCGGAAGCGTTGGTCCGGTTCGCGGAGGAGCATGGCGTTGACCCGCAGACAGCCCGCACCCTGCAGGTGGTTCTGGATGATGGCACGCCTGTCGATGCCGGAGCGCGCACCTGGCCGAACACAGAGCGGATCAAGGCGCATCTCGCCCTGTTCGAGGCAACGGGCCGGGATCCGCGTCCCGCGGTGGCCGCCAGTGCGCGCCTGTTGCTGGATCAGTATCTGAGCACACCGATACCGGCCGTGTGGCTGGAACGGTTCACAGCGGATGGCCAGCCGGACGCCGATGATGTGCCAGCTTCAACGCTTTATCATATCTTCCTGGCCTTCTCAGAAGTGCTGCGCCTGCAGGACCGGATCGAATCCCTGGGCGGCTGA